From Cellulomonas fimi ATCC 484, a single genomic window includes:
- a CDS encoding ANTAR domain-containing protein: MHPQHAAQVGQYHFTADGDRWWWSDGMFEIHGMEPGEVVPTRDLFLRHVHPDHAERVAAAIAACERDGAPLGEHYTLVDLTGAHRTVTFSGAREDRAEGGVVSGFLVDVSAVQRETVASEVNSQLHQALESHAVIDQAKGVLMLVYGIDGDAAFELLRWSSQQRNVRLLALAERLVTAVEAAGGLSPVWRARLDELFFQSLADEAAAVPTPQETQTLVLSTRSVGGVPVVGARGPVDLATAGSLSAAVAAVMHEAKRSGRIVVDLREAAHVGSAGVSVLTSLDRRVRAQGARLTVLVAPDSSMLLAGGHGLDVSVVDALGSLAALS, encoded by the coding sequence GTGCACCCCCAGCATGCGGCTCAGGTCGGGCAGTACCACTTCACTGCGGACGGTGACCGCTGGTGGTGGTCGGACGGGATGTTCGAGATCCACGGCATGGAGCCGGGCGAGGTCGTGCCCACGCGCGACCTGTTCCTCCGTCACGTCCACCCCGACCACGCGGAGCGGGTCGCCGCGGCGATCGCTGCGTGCGAGCGGGACGGGGCGCCCCTCGGCGAGCACTACACGCTCGTCGACCTCACGGGTGCGCACCGCACCGTCACGTTCAGCGGGGCGCGCGAGGACCGGGCCGAGGGTGGCGTCGTCAGCGGCTTCCTCGTCGACGTGAGCGCCGTGCAGCGCGAGACCGTCGCGAGCGAGGTCAACAGCCAGCTGCACCAGGCGCTGGAGTCCCACGCGGTGATCGACCAGGCCAAGGGCGTGCTCATGCTCGTCTACGGCATCGACGGCGACGCGGCGTTCGAGCTGCTGCGCTGGAGCTCCCAGCAGCGCAACGTGCGGCTCCTCGCGCTCGCCGAGCGGCTGGTCACGGCCGTCGAGGCGGCCGGCGGGCTCTCGCCTGTCTGGCGCGCGAGGCTCGACGAGCTCTTCTTCCAGTCCTTGGCCGACGAGGCTGCGGCGGTGCCCACGCCGCAGGAGACGCAGACGCTGGTCCTGTCGACGCGGTCCGTGGGCGGCGTCCCCGTGGTCGGGGCCCGGGGCCCGGTCGACCTGGCGACGGCCGGCTCGCTGTCCGCGGCCGTGGCGGCCGTGATGCACGAGGCGAAGCGCTCGGGCCGGATCGTCGTGGACCTGCGCGAGGCCGCCCACGTCGGCTCGGCGGGCGTCTCGGTGCTCACGTCGCTCGACCGCCGGGTCCGGGCGCAGGGCGCGCGCCTGACGGTGCTCGTCGCCCCCGACAGCTCGATGCTGCTCGCCGGCGGGCACGGGCTCGACGTGTCCGTCGTGGACGCACTCGGCAGCCTGGCCGCCCTGAGCTGA
- a CDS encoding DUF4153 domain-containing protein codes for MTRAVREFRAGGGRAAPLPTLAVATASGLLVGVAVVGHRPGLGVALSGAVLWAAATPALVRRRSVTDGSLAVLSVALLGVAAVRDAGWVLALCVLAATWTATAALTGARTALAVLAAPASWCAGALRALPWLRHGLGEAVGPRRGQLLLVLRGGAVAVLLVVVFGALFASADPVFASLLPRLDVGHLPGQAFVGLLAAGAALTGAQLALAPPPWSAATARPGRPVSSAEWVLPVAALDAVVLGFVGVQVSALAGGHRHVLETEGLSYAQYAREGFAQLVVATALTLVVLAVAVRRAPRSGPRDTLVVRVGLAVLCVGTLGVVLSALRRMDLYVDAFGLTRLRTTVAVAEGVMGVVLVLLLVAGVRWSGAWLPRVVAGLVGGAVLAFAVADPDALIVRHNAQADLAVPLDVRYLQGLSADAVPAMDAVDEPLRTCLLAGAQVSEPEGGFGWNLARQRAWQVEDARGSAWSSAPEDCVPSR; via the coding sequence GTGACGCGTGCCGTGCGGGAGTTCCGCGCCGGTGGGGGGCGGGCCGCACCCCTGCCGACGCTCGCGGTCGCGACGGCGTCCGGGCTCCTCGTCGGGGTCGCCGTGGTGGGCCACCGACCGGGTCTCGGGGTCGCGCTCTCGGGTGCGGTGCTGTGGGCGGCCGCGACGCCCGCGCTCGTGCGCCGACGGTCGGTCACGGACGGCTCGCTCGCGGTGCTGTCGGTGGCGCTGCTCGGCGTGGCGGCCGTCCGCGACGCCGGGTGGGTGCTCGCGCTGTGCGTGCTGGCGGCGACCTGGACCGCCACCGCGGCGCTCACCGGGGCGCGCACCGCCCTCGCGGTGCTGGCCGCGCCCGCGTCGTGGTGCGCCGGCGCGCTGCGCGCGCTTCCGTGGCTGCGGCACGGCCTCGGCGAGGCCGTCGGACCGCGGCGCGGGCAGCTGCTGCTGGTGCTGCGCGGCGGCGCGGTCGCCGTGCTCCTCGTGGTCGTGTTCGGCGCGCTGTTCGCGAGCGCCGACCCCGTGTTCGCGAGCCTGCTGCCCCGGCTCGACGTCGGTCACCTGCCGGGGCAGGCGTTCGTCGGCCTCCTCGCGGCGGGCGCGGCTCTCACGGGCGCGCAGCTCGCGCTCGCGCCGCCCCCGTGGTCGGCGGCGACCGCCCGCCCCGGCAGGCCGGTGTCGTCGGCCGAGTGGGTGCTCCCCGTGGCCGCGCTCGACGCCGTCGTGCTCGGCTTCGTCGGCGTGCAGGTCAGCGCGCTCGCGGGCGGGCACCGGCACGTGCTCGAGACCGAGGGTCTCAGCTACGCGCAGTACGCGCGGGAGGGGTTCGCCCAGCTGGTCGTCGCGACGGCGCTCACGCTCGTCGTGCTGGCGGTCGCGGTGCGCCGCGCTCCGCGCTCGGGTCCGCGCGACACGCTGGTCGTGCGCGTCGGCCTGGCGGTGCTCTGCGTGGGCACGCTCGGGGTCGTGCTGTCGGCGCTGCGGCGGATGGACCTGTACGTCGACGCGTTCGGCCTCACGCGCCTGCGGACGACGGTCGCCGTCGCCGAGGGCGTCATGGGCGTCGTGCTGGTGCTCCTGCTGGTCGCCGGCGTGCGGTGGAGCGGCGCGTGGCTGCCCCGCGTCGTGGCCGGGCTCGTCGGGGGCGCGGTGCTCGCGTTCGCCGTCGCGGACCCCGACGCCCTCATCGTCCGGCACAACGCGCAGGCCGACCTGGCGGTGCCGCTCGACGTGCGGTACCTGCAGGGACTCTCGGCGGACGCGGTGCCGGCGATGGACGCCGTCGACGAGCCGCTGCGCACCTGCCTGCTCGCCGGCGCCCAGGTCAGCGAGCCCGAGGGCGGGTTCGGGTGGAACCTGGCCCGGCAGCGGGCGTGGCAGGTCGAGGACGCGCGCGGTTCCGCGTGGTCGTCGGCGCCCGAGGACTGCGTGCCGTCGCGCTGA